From a single Parambassis ranga chromosome 2, fParRan2.1, whole genome shotgun sequence genomic region:
- the LOC114432534 gene encoding H-2 class I histocompatibility antigen, K-K alpha chain-like yields MKPFIFLLLLGLHEVTSVTHSLKYFYTGSSGVPNFPEYVSVGMIDDVQISRCDSITKRNVPKQDWMKHISDDPQYWEKETLNCWFSQQNFKINIEIAKQRFNQTEGAHVFQRMYGCEWDDETVEVNGYDQYGYDGEDFISFDLKGEQWIAPRQQAVITKDTWNTNRGYIAQTKNYLTQHCPEWLKKYVNYGRSSLMRTGRVT; encoded by the exons ATGAAGCCGTTCATTTTCCTGCTTCTCCTGGGACTACACGAGGTGACATCAG TGACTCACTCCCTGAAGTATTTCTACACTGGGTCCTCTGGAGTCCCAAACTTCCCGGAGTATGTGTCTGTTGGGATGATTGATGATGTTCAGATCAGTCGCTGTGACAGCATCACCAAGAGAAACGTTCCTAAACAGGACTGGATGAAACACATCAGTGATGATCCACAGTACTGGGAGAAAGAGACTCTGAACTGTTGGTTTTCCCAGCAGAACTTCAAAATCAACATTGAAATTGCAAAACAGCGCTTCAACCAGACTGAAG gggCTCATGTTTTCCAGAGGATGTACGGCTGTGAATGGGACGATGAGACTGTAGAGGTCAATGGATATGATCAGTACGGTTATGATGGAGAAGACTTCATATCATTTGACCTGAAGGGAGAGCAATGGATCGCTCCAAGACAACAGGCTGTCATCACCAAAGATACGTGGAACACTAACAGAGGTTACATCGCACAGACAAAGAACTACCTCACCCAGCACTGTCCTGAGTGGTTGAAGAAGTATGTGAACTATGGGCGGAGCTCTCTGATGAGAACAGGTagagtcacatga
- the LOC114432526 gene encoding major histocompatibility complex class I-related gene protein-like — MKPFIFLLLLGLHEVTSVTHSLKYFYTGSSGVPNFPEYVSVGMIDDVQISRCDSITKRNVPKQDWMKHISDDPQYWEEETQNCWFSQQNFKINIEIAKQRFNQTEGAHVWQNMYGCEWDDETGEVNGYDQFGYDGEDFISFDLKTETWVAPRQQAVITKNKLDQNKALTASQKNYYTQLCPDWGKKYVNYGRSSLMRTVLPSVSFLQKTPSSPISCHATGFYPNRAELVWRKDGEEIHEGVDKGEILPNHDGTFQMSVEMDFSSVPEEERKKYECVFQLSGVKEDSITRLDGSEIRSNEGSGFPVLLAGAVVGLLLLGLCIAGVVIWRCKKNRQDMY, encoded by the exons TGGGACTACACGAGGTGACATCAG TGACTCACTCCCTGAAGTATTTCTACACTGGGTCCTCTGGAGTTCCAAACTTCCCGGAGTATGTGTCTGTTGGGATGATTGATGATGTTCAGATCAGTCGCTGTGACAGCATCACCAAGAGAAACGTTCCTAAACAGGACTGGATGAAACACATCAGTGATGATCCACAGTACTGGGAGGAAGAGACTCAGAACTGTTGGTTTTCCCAGCAGAACTTCAAAATCAACATTGAAATTGCAAAACAGCGCTTCAACCAGACTGAAG gggCTCATGTTTGGCAGAACATGTACGGCTGTGAATGGGacgatgagactggagaggtcAATGGATATGATCAGTTTGGTTATGATGGAGAAGACTTCATATCATTTGACctgaagacagagacatggGTCGCTCCAAGACAACAGGCTGTCATCACCAAAAACAAATTAGATCAAAACAAAGCTCTCACAGCTAGTCAGAAGAACTACTACACTCAGCTCTGTCCTGACTGGGGGAAGAAGTATGTGAACTATGGGCGGAGCTCTCTGATGAGAACAG TTCTCCCCTCAGTGAGTttcctccagaagactccctcctctcccatcagctgccacgctacaggtttctacccaAACAGAGCTGAACTGGTCTGgaggaaagatggagaggagattcatgaaggtgtggacaaaggagagatcctccccaaccatgatggaaccttccagatgagtgttgaGATGGATTTCTCATCAgttccagaggaggagaggaagaagtatgagtgtgtgtttcagctctctgGGGTGAAGGAGGACAGCATCACCAGACTGGACGGATCTGAGATCAGGAGCAATGAAG GTTCTGGGTTCCCAGTTCTTCTTGCTGGAGCTGTTGTAGGACTTCTCCTCCTGGGACTCTGCATTGCTGGAGTCGTCATCTGGA ggtgcaaaaaaaacagacaagacaTGTATTAA